The Octopus sinensis linkage group LG19, ASM634580v1, whole genome shotgun sequence genome contains a region encoding:
- the LOC115222324 gene encoding LOW QUALITY PROTEIN: fibroblast growth factor receptor 2-like (The sequence of the model RefSeq protein was modified relative to this genomic sequence to represent the inferred CDS: substituted 1 base at 1 genomic stop codon), whose protein sequence is MLMRDVLYKLTARGKVEHAAIYNFNGEKIANTDGVELSVNEIKSLMQCLTDQKKQLIQMKLAGNSYTCMHHTTPNAFVGRADQTLFVACKCKKSLVVGLAHTDSPGSCIYEITKFGSQIRQRGDTYERPVASRSLTQKDLISFSYQVARGMEYLVXKNCIHRDLAAHNALVAENYVLKIADFGLTWHLQNIDYYKKTTNGQLPVKWMAPEALFDKKYTTKSDVWSYGILQWEIFTLGGNPYPSIPVEELFKLLRDGHRMEQPPYSSDEMYSIMQNCWTQKSEDRPTFSTLVQEIDKILTSLLNEKYLEIESPTSTTSDRKLKWF, encoded by the exons ATGCTGATGCGAGATGTCCTGTACAAGCTAACGGCTCGTGGCAAAGTCGAACATGCAGCTATCTATAACTTTAACGGAGAAAAAATTGCCAACACTGATGGAGTCGAGTTAAGTGTCAATGAGATCAAATCTTTAATGCAATGTCTCACGGATCAAAAAAAGCAGCTGATACAGATGAAACTGGCAGGCAACTCATATACCTGCATGCATCATACAACACCAAATGCGTTCGTCGGTAGAGCTGATCAAACTCTTTTTGTGGCTTGCAAATGTAAAAAGAGTCTTGTCGTGGGACTAGCGCACACTGACTCACCCGGTTCTTGTATCTATGAAATAACAAAATTCGGTTCACAGATTCGACAGCGAG GAGATACCTACGAACGACCCGTAGCTTCCAGATCTCTCACTCAGAAAGACCTCATTTCATTCTCCTATCAAGTAGCAAGAGGAATGGAATATTTAGTATAAAAAAATTGTATTCACAGAGATCTTGCTGCACATAATGCATTAGTAgcagaaaattatgtattaaagaTTGCAGATTTTGGATTGACATGGCATCttcaaaatattgattattaCAAGAAAACTACAAATGGTCAGTTGCCAGTGAAATGGATGGCGCCAGAAgctttatttgacaaaaaatataCCACAAAAAGTGATGTGTGGTCTTATGGAATCCTTCAGTGGGAAATATTCACATTAGGAGGCAATCCTTATCCCTCAATCCCAGTAGAAGAGCTGTTCAAGTTGCTGCGAGACGGCCACAGAATGGAACAGCCACCATATTCTTCAGATGAAATGTATAGTATAATGCAAAATTGCTGGACACAAAAGTCGGAAGACCGGCCTACATTTTCAACACTGGTGCAAGAGATTGACAAGATCCTCACGTCATTACTAAACGAGAAATACCTTGAAATAGAAAGTCCGACGAGTACAACGTCAGACAGAaagctc